The Bacillota bacterium genome includes a window with the following:
- the gltB gene encoding glutamate synthase large subunit — MHYYGLPLPEGLYHPEHEHDACGVGFVVNIQGKKSHAIVEQGIQILENLVHRGASGSDPETGDGAGILIQIPHRFFLRVRDGNLPDEGYYGVGMVFLPRDERDRALCEAAIETVTKEEGQLFLGWRDVPVDNTVIGSASRAVEPVIKQFFIGRAKHLPDQEAFERKLFVIRKVIENRVVRLHLKQPEYFYICSLSSRTIVYKGLLLAHQISGFYLDLAEPDVVTALALVHQRFSTNTFPTWPLAHPYRMIAHNGEINTLRGNRNWMRAREAQLRSPLFGDDVKKLTPLVTETGSDSATLDNALELLVRGGRSLAHAMLMLIPEAWGNHQFMDEDRKAFYEYHACIMEPWDGPAAVAFTDGRQIGAMLDRNGLRPARYLVTKDDLVVMASETGVMDIPDENIRSKWRLQPGKIFLVDTEEGRIIDDEEIKDRIVHQKPYRQWLIQNRIDLSKLPDPPHVYLPNHDTILERQKVFGYTLEDLHMILAPMATDGEEPVGSMGNDTPIAVLSQRPQLLYNYFKQLFAQVTNPPIDHIREEIVMSLADYIGKDGSLLEETPEHCRQLRIETPILTNVELEKLRHIEVNNFRARTLSMLFDPDTGAAGMEVALTRLCKEASRAVAEGVSIIILSDRGVDRNHAPIPALLATSAVHHHLIREGTRTAVGLVVESGEPREVHHFALLIGYGASAVNPYLVFETLADMKREGMLPEELSYEQACKNFIKSINKGLLKTMSKMGISTLQSYRGAQIFEAIGLHEEVIDKYFTHTASRISGVKLDVIAEETLARHRFAYPPAPVPENLDLDPGGWYKWRRGGEFHQMNPDVIAKLQHAVRTGNYQIYKEYAELVNQQNEQLATLRGLFKFKKGNPIPIEEVEPVSEIVKRFATGAMSLGSISKEAHETLAIAMNRLGGKSNTGEGGEDPERYIPLPNGDSKRSAIKQVASGRFGVTTHYLVNADELQIKMAQGAKPGEGGQLPGHKVSKYIAKVRHSTPGVTLISPPPHHDIYSIEDLAQLIFDLKNVNPYARISVKLVAEVGVGTVAAGVAKAHADHILISGFEGGTGASPLSSIKHAGIPWELGIAETQQVLVKNGLRGRVVLQTDGQLKTGRDVVIAALLGAEEFGFSSAALVALGCIMMRVCHLNTCPVGIATQDPVLRERFAGKPEHVVNFFTFVAQEVREIMAELGFRKFDDMVGRVDMLETREAIDHWKAKGVDVSLLLQKPDVPPDTPLRCVEKQNHGLEKQIDIQLLELCKPALERGERVELSLPIRNCNRTVGTMLSGEIARRYGEEGLPDDTIRIHFKGSAGQSFGAFLHNGVTLILEGDANDYLGKGISGGRIIAYPPKESDFPPHENIIAGNTLLYGATGGEVFLSGVVGERFAVRNSGARAVVEGAGDHCCEYMTGGVVVVLGKTGRNFAAGMSGGIAFVWDIDGLFDRRVNFGGGSILLEPVEDPEDISLLRDLVERHHRYTGSARAKEVLERWNEVLPQFVKVISVEYKTVLAEMAREQSAEQMVMD, encoded by the coding sequence ATGCATTATTACGGATTACCACTACCAGAAGGTCTGTATCACCCCGAGCATGAGCACGACGCCTGCGGGGTAGGCTTTGTGGTCAACATTCAAGGCAAGAAGTCGCACGCTATTGTCGAACAGGGCATCCAGATTCTGGAAAACCTGGTGCACCGGGGCGCGTCTGGCAGTGACCCCGAAACGGGTGACGGCGCAGGCATCCTGATCCAGATACCGCACCGTTTCTTCCTGCGTGTGCGTGATGGGAACCTGCCCGATGAAGGTTATTATGGCGTGGGCATGGTTTTCCTGCCCCGCGATGAGCGCGACCGTGCCCTGTGCGAGGCGGCTATTGAGACCGTAACGAAAGAAGAAGGGCAGCTGTTTTTGGGATGGCGCGATGTACCTGTAGACAATACCGTCATCGGCAGCGCGTCGCGGGCGGTCGAGCCGGTCATCAAACAGTTTTTCATCGGGCGAGCAAAGCACCTGCCAGATCAGGAAGCGTTTGAGCGCAAGCTGTTTGTTATCCGCAAGGTGATTGAGAACCGTGTAGTTCGTCTGCACCTCAAACAGCCCGAATACTTTTACATCTGCAGCCTATCATCGAGAACGATTGTGTACAAAGGACTGTTGCTGGCGCACCAGATCAGTGGGTTCTACCTGGACCTCGCAGAGCCAGATGTCGTCACCGCGCTTGCCCTGGTACATCAGCGGTTCAGCACCAACACCTTCCCCACCTGGCCGCTGGCACACCCTTACCGCATGATTGCTCACAACGGGGAAATCAACACCTTGCGCGGTAACCGCAACTGGATGCGTGCCCGCGAGGCTCAACTGCGTTCGCCGCTGTTTGGCGACGACGTAAAGAAGCTGACCCCGCTGGTGACGGAGACAGGCAGCGACTCCGCCACACTGGACAACGCGCTGGAGCTGCTGGTGCGGGGTGGGCGCAGTCTTGCTCATGCCATGCTGATGCTCATCCCCGAAGCGTGGGGCAACCACCAGTTCATGGACGAAGACCGCAAGGCGTTCTACGAGTACCATGCCTGCATCATGGAGCCGTGGGACGGCCCAGCGGCGGTGGCTTTCACCGATGGAAGGCAAATCGGTGCCATGCTCGACCGAAACGGCTTGCGCCCCGCGCGCTATCTGGTGACCAAGGATGACCTGGTGGTAATGGCATCCGAAACGGGGGTCATGGACATCCCCGATGAGAACATTCGCTCCAAGTGGCGGCTTCAGCCGGGCAAAATCTTTCTGGTCGATACCGAAGAGGGACGCATTATCGACGATGAGGAGATTAAAGACCGCATCGTCCACCAGAAGCCGTATCGGCAGTGGCTCATCCAGAACCGCATCGACTTGAGCAAGCTGCCCGACCCGCCGCATGTCTACCTGCCCAACCACGACACCATTCTGGAGCGGCAGAAGGTGTTCGGTTATACGCTGGAAGACCTGCACATGATTCTGGCGCCGATGGCTACCGACGGCGAAGAACCGGTTGGCTCAATGGGCAACGACACGCCAATCGCAGTGCTCTCGCAGAGACCGCAGCTGCTATACAACTACTTCAAGCAACTGTTCGCACAGGTCACTAACCCGCCCATCGACCACATCCGCGAAGAGATAGTGATGTCGCTGGCGGACTACATCGGCAAGGACGGTAGCCTGCTGGAAGAGACCCCAGAACACTGCAGGCAGCTGCGCATTGAGACACCCATCCTGACCAACGTGGAGCTGGAGAAGTTGCGCCACATCGAGGTGAACAACTTCCGTGCGCGCACGCTTTCGATGCTGTTCGACCCCGATACCGGCGCGGCAGGCATGGAGGTGGCTCTCACGCGCCTTTGCAAAGAGGCTAGCCGCGCCGTTGCCGAAGGGGTCAGCATTATCATCCTGTCGGACCGGGGCGTCGACCGCAATCATGCCCCGATCCCCGCCCTGCTGGCAACCTCGGCGGTGCATCACCACCTGATCCGCGAGGGCACGCGCACTGCGGTGGGGCTGGTGGTGGAATCGGGCGAGCCGCGCGAGGTGCACCACTTCGCCCTGCTCATCGGCTATGGGGCAAGCGCGGTGAACCCTTACCTGGTGTTTGAAACGCTGGCGGACATGAAGCGCGAGGGTATGCTGCCGGAAGAGCTGAGCTACGAGCAGGCGTGTAAAAACTTCATCAAGTCCATTAACAAGGGCTTGCTCAAGACGATGTCCAAGATGGGCATCTCCACCCTGCAGAGCTACCGCGGCGCGCAGATATTCGAAGCCATCGGCTTACATGAAGAGGTTATCGACAAGTACTTCACGCACACTGCCTCGCGCATCAGTGGCGTGAAGCTGGACGTCATTGCCGAGGAGACGCTGGCACGGCACCGCTTTGCCTACCCACCCGCGCCCGTACCGGAGAATCTGGACCTGGACCCAGGCGGCTGGTACAAATGGCGTCGCGGCGGCGAGTTCCATCAGATGAACCCCGACGTCATCGCCAAACTCCAGCACGCCGTACGCACCGGCAATTACCAGATTTACAAAGAATACGCCGAGCTGGTCAACCAGCAGAACGAGCAGCTGGCGACGCTGCGCGGATTGTTCAAGTTCAAGAAGGGCAACCCCATCCCCATCGAGGAGGTGGAACCCGTTAGTGAGATTGTGAAGCGGTTCGCCACCGGAGCGATGTCTCTGGGCTCCATCAGCAAGGAGGCGCACGAGACTCTGGCTATCGCCATGAACCGCCTGGGCGGCAAGAGCAATACCGGCGAGGGCGGGGAAGACCCCGAGCGCTACATCCCCCTTCCCAACGGCGACAGCAAGCGCAGCGCCATCAAGCAGGTGGCATCGGGGCGGTTTGGCGTCACCACCCACTATCTGGTGAACGCCGACGAACTGCAGATTAAGATGGCGCAGGGCGCAAAGCCCGGCGAGGGCGGACAGCTGCCCGGGCATAAAGTGAGCAAGTACATCGCCAAAGTGCGCCACTCCACACCGGGGGTGACGCTCATCTCGCCGCCGCCGCACCACGACATCTACTCGATCGAGGATTTGGCGCAGCTCATCTTTGACCTGAAAAACGTCAACCCCTACGCCCGCATCTCGGTGAAACTGGTGGCGGAAGTGGGAGTTGGCACAGTAGCGGCAGGCGTGGCGAAAGCGCACGCCGACCATATCCTCATCAGCGGTTTCGAAGGCGGTACAGGGGCGTCACCGCTGTCGTCTATCAAGCACGCGGGCATCCCGTGGGAGCTGGGCATCGCCGAGACGCAACAGGTGCTGGTGAAAAACGGGCTGCGCGGGCGTGTGGTGCTGCAAACCGACGGACAGCTGAAGACGGGACGCGACGTGGTGATTGCCGCCTTGCTGGGTGCGGAGGAGTTCGGTTTCTCCAGCGCGGCGCTGGTGGCACTGGGCTGCATCATGATGCGCGTGTGTCACCTGAACACGTGTCCCGTAGGCATCGCCACACAGGACCCTGTATTGCGCGAGCGGTTCGCCGGCAAACCCGAGCACGTGGTGAACTTCTTCACCTTCGTGGCGCAGGAAGTGCGTGAGATTATGGCGGAACTGGGCTTCCGCAAGTTCGACGACATGGTGGGGCGCGTGGACATGCTGGAGACGCGCGAAGCCATCGACCACTGGAAGGCGAAGGGTGTGGACGTGAGCCTGCTACTGCAAAAGCCCGATGTGCCACCCGATACGCCCCTTCGCTGTGTGGAGAAACAGAACCACGGTCTGGAGAAGCAGATAGACATCCAGCTGCTGGAGCTGTGCAAGCCTGCTCTGGAACGTGGCGAGCGGGTGGAGCTGAGCCTGCCCATCCGCAACTGCAACCGCACGGTGGGCACGATGCTCAGCGGCGAGATTGCCCGACGCTACGGCGAGGAGGGTCTACCCGACGACACCATCCGCATCCACTTCAAAGGCTCCGCCGGGCAGAGCTTCGGTGCTTTCCTGCACAACGGCGTGACACTCATCCTGGAAGGCGACGCCAACGACTATCTGGGCAAGGGCATCTCCGGCGGGCGCATCATCGCCTATCCGCCAAAGGAGAGCGACTTCCCACCGCATGAGAACATCATCGCGGGCAACACACTGCTATATGGAGCCACAGGCGGAGAGGTGTTCCTGAGCGGTGTGGTGGGTGAACGCTTCGCGGTGCGCAATAGCGGCGCCAGGGCGGTGGTCGAGGGTGCAGGCGACCATTGCTGTGAATATATGACCGGCGGCGTGGTGGTGGTGCTGGGCAAAACCGGACGCAACTTCGCCGCGGGCATGAGCGGCGGAATCGCCTTCGTATGGGACATCGACGGGCTGTTCGACAGGCGCGTGAATTTCGGCGGCGGCTCGATCTTGCTGGAACCGGTAGAGGACCCCGAGGATATTTCCCTGCTACGCGACCTTGTGGAGCGACACCATCGCTATACCGGCAGCGCGCGCGCCAAAGAGGTGCTGGAGCGCTGGAACGAAGTGCTACCGCAGTTTGTGAAGGTCATTTCGGTAGAGTACAAGACCGTGCTGGCAGAGATGGCACGAGAGCAATCCGCCGAGCAGATGGTGATGGACTGA
- a CDS encoding glycosyltransferase family 2 protein: protein MSIALSIIIVNWNTREHLRACLRSIFAYPPREPFEVWVVDNASSDGSVQMVHEQFPQVRLIANEQNLGYGKANNQALRQAQGEFALILNSDIEVMPDALQALIDFMRQHPEAHAAGGQLILPDGSIQTSCSERLTLWAVFCEQSLLAKAFPRTRLFGGYTLSWWSYDSVREVEQVVGACLMLRRQADGRFPLFDERYFMYAEDTELCHRIRRAGGRIYYVPHAKFKHHLGASSEQESVRTEMVKAYNRSRILFFREVYGAWSVPVYRLLIAMGALLRMVLWMWAWLVGKPNRHHAARHVAMFREVLQDALGLSRGKVPEVANRT from the coding sequence ATGAGTATAGCGCTATCCATCATCATCGTCAACTGGAACACGCGCGAGCACCTGCGTGCTTGTCTGCGCTCCATCTTCGCATATCCCCCCCGCGAGCCGTTCGAGGTGTGGGTCGTGGATAACGCCTCATCCGACGGCAGCGTGCAAATGGTGCACGAGCAGTTCCCGCAGGTGCGCCTGATTGCCAACGAGCAGAACCTGGGCTACGGCAAGGCGAATAATCAGGCGCTGCGACAGGCTCAGGGCGAATTCGCGCTGATACTGAATAGCGACATCGAGGTCATGCCCGACGCCCTGCAAGCCCTGATCGATTTCATGCGCCAGCATCCTGAAGCCCACGCCGCCGGCGGGCAGCTTATTCTACCGGACGGGAGCATCCAGACTTCCTGCTCGGAACGGTTGACCCTGTGGGCGGTGTTCTGCGAGCAGAGCCTGCTGGCTAAAGCCTTCCCCAGAACGCGCCTGTTTGGGGGATATACCCTCTCCTGGTGGAGCTACGATAGCGTGCGCGAAGTGGAGCAGGTAGTGGGGGCATGCCTGATGCTGCGCCGACAAGCAGATGGTCGCTTCCCCCTGTTCGACGAACGCTATTTCATGTATGCCGAGGACACCGAGCTGTGTCATCGCATCCGTCGGGCAGGTGGGCGTATCTACTATGTGCCCCATGCGAAGTTCAAGCACCACCTGGGCGCCAGCAGCGAGCAGGAATCGGTGCGTACGGAGATGGTGAAAGCGTACAACCGAAGCCGTATCCTCTTCTTCCGCGAGGTATACGGCGCATGGAGCGTGCCTGTGTATCGTCTTCTCATCGCGATGGGGGCATTGTTGAGGATGGTGCTGTGGATGTGGGCATGGCTGGTGGGCAAACCCAACCGCCACCATGCTGCCCGCCACGTCGCCATGTTCCGGGAGGTTTTGCAGGATGCACTCGGTCTTTCACGTGGAAAAGTTCCAGAGGTTGCAAATAGAACATAA
- the flhF gene encoding flagellar biosynthesis protein FlhF: MANIRKYQAKTITEALAMVRADLGRDAVIVQTRKVNKRVLGVWGREMVEVWATDNPDLESLRRPQKPTASTLTPPDTQESTSRIEQLENEIQNLKAMIAQLARQGVAVVSNNVPVGTPAHNRWLQLLIESGVEETIARELLQSISEDALSESALQSVIAERLTTSGAITLQEAQPKVVMLVGPTGVGKTTTIAKLAAQYALLQKRRVGLITIDTYRIAAVEQLRTYSQIIGVPIRVVYSSSELPAAVREFSSMDIVFVDTAGRSQRNSMQIGELKACCERLSDCEVHLVLSSTTKTHDLYDIVQRFSVMPLHRVVWTKLDESTTFGNILNVAVKHPLPISYVTTGQRVPEDVEVAEANKLASLVLGVCSAHASILTPAA, from the coding sequence ATGGCAAATATCCGCAAATACCAGGCAAAGACGATAACCGAAGCGCTGGCAATGGTTCGCGCGGATTTGGGACGCGACGCGGTCATTGTGCAAACACGCAAGGTCAACAAGCGCGTGCTGGGCGTGTGGGGACGCGAGATGGTCGAAGTCTGGGCGACCGACAACCCCGACCTCGAGAGCCTGCGACGCCCGCAAAAGCCCACCGCGTCCACGCTGACGCCTCCGGATACGCAGGAATCAACCTCTCGCATCGAGCAGCTGGAGAACGAGATACAGAACCTGAAAGCCATGATTGCCCAGCTTGCCCGGCAGGGCGTGGCGGTCGTTTCCAACAATGTGCCCGTTGGCACACCGGCACACAACCGCTGGCTACAGCTGCTGATAGAGTCGGGGGTGGAAGAGACCATCGCTCGCGAACTGCTACAGTCCATCTCCGAAGATGCCCTCTCGGAGAGCGCGCTGCAGTCAGTGATTGCCGAGCGGTTAACCACCTCGGGTGCCATTACCCTGCAGGAGGCGCAGCCAAAGGTAGTGATGCTGGTGGGACCGACGGGCGTGGGCAAGACCACCACCATCGCCAAACTGGCGGCTCAGTATGCGCTCCTGCAAAAACGCCGCGTGGGACTGATTACCATCGATACCTACCGCATCGCCGCGGTGGAGCAACTGCGCACCTACAGCCAGATTATCGGTGTGCCCATCCGCGTGGTATACAGCAGTAGCGAACTGCCTGCCGCCGTACGCGAGTTCTCCAGCATGGACATCGTGTTCGTGGATACCGCCGGACGCAGCCAGCGCAACAGTATGCAGATTGGCGAGCTCAAAGCCTGTTGCGAACGGCTCAGCGATTGCGAAGTGCATCTGGTGCTGAGCAGCACGACCAAAACACATGACCTGTATGACATCGTCCAGCGATTTTCGGTAATGCCTCTGCACCGCGTGGTATGGACGAAGCTGGATGAGAGCACCACCTTTGGCAACATCCTGAACGTGGCAGTGAAGCATCCCCTGCCCATCTCGTATGTGACGACGGGACAGCGTGTGCCAGAGGATGTCGAGGTGGCGGAGGCGAATAAGCTGGCGTCACTGGTGTTGGGCGTTTGCTCCGCCCACGCTTCTATCCTGACGCCAGCCGCATGA
- the flhA gene encoding flagellar biosynthesis protein FlhA, giving the protein MAGIALHSRIGGRLGKYSDLIMAIAVLGVVVMLIVPLPEWLLDTLLVVNLAGAALIFLTTLYVQEPLQFSVFPSLLLIATLFRLSLNIAATKLILGTGSAGRVIEAFGNFVVGGDYVVGVVAFLILVIVQFVVITNGAGRVAEVAARFTLDAMPGKQMAIDADLNAGLITEEQAKERRKAIEEEADFYGAMDGASKFVRGDAIAAVLIIIINIVGGFLIGLRNGQGDAMTILRTYTLLTVGEGLVAQIPALFISTAAGILVTRTATQTHIGQDLFSQLFSRARPAWIVAGMLVTMALVPGFPIIQLLLLAAALGGIGYVVTQGHRARSRRAETAPKRQPAPEAPKGPEAVLPLLTVDTIELELGLGLLGLVDASAGGDLVERINLIRRQTALELGIVLPSVRIRDNLQLKNEQYAIKIKGETVATGEVRPQYLLAMGADDPQQMESLGGIPTREPAFGLTAHWIPVSRRDAAEMMGYTVVEPSAVVATHLTEVIKQHAANILTRQDVQTLLDHTKQQNAAVVQELVPDLMTVGEVQKVLQHLLRERIPIRDLGTILETLADYAPRTKDPDQLGELVRAALARTITRQYLSSDGTLYVMTLEPSLEGRLRESVQPTASGLQLAIDTAFASALLREIGAQVEQMATMGYVPVILCSSQIRLPLRRLIERSMPSVACIAYNEVASGVPVEAVAVVSVPMFAGVSQAA; this is encoded by the coding sequence ATGGCAGGAATCGCGCTTCATTCGCGAATCGGGGGACGTTTAGGCAAATACAGCGACCTCATCATGGCGATAGCGGTGCTGGGCGTGGTGGTCATGCTCATCGTGCCGTTGCCGGAGTGGTTGCTGGATACCTTGCTGGTGGTGAACCTGGCAGGCGCAGCGCTGATATTTCTCACTACCCTTTATGTTCAGGAACCACTTCAGTTTTCGGTGTTCCCTTCCCTGTTGCTGATTGCTACCCTGTTTCGCCTTTCGCTGAACATCGCCGCCACCAAGCTGATTCTGGGCACCGGTTCCGCCGGGCGCGTGATTGAAGCATTTGGAAACTTCGTGGTCGGTGGCGATTATGTGGTGGGCGTGGTGGCTTTTCTCATCCTGGTCATCGTGCAGTTTGTGGTCATTACCAACGGTGCAGGGCGTGTGGCGGAGGTGGCTGCCCGCTTTACACTGGACGCCATGCCGGGCAAGCAGATGGCGATCGACGCCGACCTGAACGCTGGTCTCATCACCGAAGAGCAGGCAAAGGAGCGGCGCAAGGCGATTGAAGAGGAGGCGGACTTCTACGGCGCGATGGACGGTGCCAGTAAGTTCGTTCGGGGCGATGCCATCGCGGCGGTGCTTATTATCATCATTAACATCGTGGGCGGTTTCCTGATAGGCTTGCGTAACGGGCAGGGCGATGCAATGACCATCCTGCGCACTTACACCCTGCTGACTGTTGGTGAAGGACTGGTGGCACAGATACCCGCCCTGTTCATCTCTACCGCAGCAGGTATTCTGGTCACCCGCACGGCGACACAGACCCACATCGGGCAAGACCTGTTTTCTCAGCTCTTCTCGCGCGCTCGCCCGGCGTGGATTGTGGCTGGGATGCTGGTCACGATGGCGCTGGTGCCGGGCTTTCCCATCATCCAGCTGTTGCTGCTGGCGGCGGCGCTGGGGGGAATCGGCTACGTGGTCACGCAGGGTCACAGGGCACGCTCCCGCCGCGCGGAAACCGCGCCCAAACGCCAGCCTGCGCCCGAGGCGCCAAAGGGACCGGAGGCGGTGTTGCCGCTGCTGACCGTTGACACGATAGAACTGGAGCTGGGTCTGGGTCTGCTGGGGCTGGTGGACGCTTCGGCAGGCGGCGACCTGGTGGAGCGTATCAACCTCATCCGCCGTCAGACTGCGCTGGAGCTGGGTATCGTACTGCCGTCGGTGCGCATCCGTGACAACCTGCAACTGAAGAACGAGCAATACGCCATCAAGATTAAGGGTGAGACGGTGGCAACCGGCGAGGTACGTCCGCAATACCTGCTGGCGATGGGCGCAGACGATCCTCAGCAGATGGAATCTCTGGGCGGCATTCCCACTCGCGAGCCTGCCTTTGGCTTGACTGCACACTGGATACCCGTTAGTCGGCGCGATGCCGCAGAGATGATGGGATACACCGTCGTGGAGCCTTCGGCAGTGGTGGCAACACACCTGACCGAAGTCATCAAACAGCACGCGGCGAACATCCTGACCCGCCAGGACGTGCAAACCCTGCTCGATCACACGAAGCAGCAGAACGCCGCGGTGGTGCAGGAGCTGGTTCCCGACCTGATGACCGTTGGCGAGGTACAAAAAGTGCTGCAGCACCTGTTGCGCGAGCGTATCCCCATCCGCGATTTGGGCACGATTCTGGAAACCCTGGCGGACTACGCCCCCCGTACCAAAGACCCCGACCAGCTGGGCGAGCTGGTGCGCGCCGCACTCGCCCGCACAATTACGCGACAGTATCTGTCCAGCGACGGCACCCTGTATGTGATGACGCTGGAGCCATCACTGGAGGGGCGACTGCGTGAAAGCGTCCAGCCCACCGCCTCGGGGTTGCAGCTGGCTATCGATACCGCCTTCGCCAGCGCGCTGTTGCGGGAAATCGGCGCTCAGGTAGAGCAAATGGCAACAATGGGCTACGTGCCGGTCATTCTCTGTTCGTCGCAAATCCGACTTCCTCTGCGCAGGCTAATAGAGCGATCAATGCCGTCGGTGGCATGCATCGCCTACAACGAAGTGGCAAGCGGAGTGCCAGTTGAGGCGGTGGCAGTGGTCTCCGTACCGATGTTCGCAGGGGTATCTCAGGCAGCTTAG
- a CDS encoding YbaK/EbsC family protein yields MPARKLKEFLDSHHVKYVTITHSRAYTSQEVAASAHIRGKDFAKTVMVKLDGKMAMAVLPATRRVDLDALKQAAGAQRAELATEQEFQYLFPECETGAMPPFGNLYGMEVYTDASLAEDEEIAFNAGSHIEVIRMAYKDFERLVQPKVAHIARV; encoded by the coding sequence GTGCCTGCGCGCAAATTGAAAGAGTTCCTCGACAGCCACCATGTGAAGTACGTGACCATCACACACTCGCGCGCCTATACCTCGCAGGAGGTTGCCGCCTCCGCGCATATCCGGGGCAAGGATTTTGCCAAGACGGTGATGGTGAAGCTGGACGGTAAGATGGCGATGGCGGTGCTGCCTGCGACGCGGCGGGTGGATTTGGACGCGCTGAAGCAGGCGGCGGGCGCACAACGCGCCGAACTCGCGACCGAACAGGAGTTCCAGTATCTGTTCCCCGAATGCGAGACGGGGGCGATGCCACCCTTCGGCAACCTGTACGGCATGGAGGTGTATACCGACGCCAGCCTCGCCGAAGATGAGGAAATCGCCTTCAACGCGGGCTCCCACATTGAGGTCATACGGATGGCATACAAGGACTTCGAGCGGCTGGTACAACCGAAGGTAGCACATATCGCCAGAGTGTGA
- a CDS encoding cupin domain-containing protein, translating into MEKPYLYLANLAQQVEIPPDGILSRTLYQDEHVKVVLFGFDAGQDLSEHTASMPALLHFVQGEAELTLGTDRCTATAGTWVYMTPNLPHSVVARTPVVMLLVLLRQQDKQS; encoded by the coding sequence ATGGAGAAACCGTACCTTTACTTGGCAAACCTGGCGCAGCAGGTGGAAATCCCGCCCGACGGCATCCTGAGCCGCACGTTGTATCAGGACGAACACGTGAAGGTGGTGCTGTTCGGCTTCGACGCAGGTCAAGACCTTTCCGAGCATACCGCCTCTATGCCCGCCCTGCTCCACTTCGTGCAGGGCGAAGCTGAGTTGACACTTGGCACCGACCGATGCACCGCTACCGCCGGCACGTGGGTGTACATGACGCCCAATCTGCCCCACAGCGTGGTCGCCAGGACGCCGGTGGTGATGTTGCTGGTTCTACTCCGACAACAGGACAAACAGTCGTAA